A window of the Arachis duranensis cultivar V14167 chromosome 5, aradu.V14167.gnm2.J7QH, whole genome shotgun sequence genome harbors these coding sequences:
- the LOC107490632 gene encoding pentatricopeptide repeat-containing protein At1g63080, mitochondrial-like has translation MPKLFPYSVPHSVLRLCFLSTSSLRHSQSQPQSLDEAVDSFTRMLSMRPPPSIIQFTKILGSLAKTNHFPTAISLFQQLQARGIAPNLFTLSILINCCCGMGCVMLAFSVLAKIFRMGFQPDTVTLNTLIKGLCLCGSVEKALHFHDKVLAHGFQFNEITYGTLINGLCKTGHTSAAIQVLRKIPRYGIVPNVLMYSAIIDSLCKDTLVSHAFHLFSEMLAKGISSDVITYTTLIHGLCLAGRLMEAIDLLNYMMLKNIIPNICTYSTLIDGLCKERRIKDAKTVFALMIKKGVKPEVVIYNSLMDGYCLASEVDKAKYVFRTMAQSRVSPDVWSYNIMIKGLCKSKMVDDALNLFEEMCCKNMVPDMVTYNTLIDGLGKSGKILCAEELFQKMHDRGQLADIVTYNSLLDGMFNTNKLDKALMLFNRMKESGIDPDIYTYNILMDGLCKNRRLKDVREIFQDLFIEGYKPNTWTHNIIINRLCKKGLLDRALAYLSKMEANGCSTDICTYNIIIDGLWKSRRFKNVQQIFQKLFLRGYHPDIWTHNIMINGFCKEGLLDEALAYLSKIEDNGCSTDICTYSIIIDGLCKGGRLENARHIFQKLFLRGYRPDIWTYNIMINELCKKRLLKEALAYLSKMEDNVCSTDIRTYNIIIYGLCEGGRLKSAQQIFQKLFVRGYRPDVWTFTIMINGLCKEGLLDEALALKSKMKDLGCSPNKVTNNIISRYLKQVKMTKRETS, from the coding sequence ATGCCAAAGCTCTTTCCTTATTCTGTTCCCCATTCCGTTCTCCGTCTTTGCTTCCTTTCAACTTCATCCCTGCGTCACTCTCAGTCTCAGCCCCAATCACTTGATGAAGCTGTTGATTCCTTCACTCGCATGCTCTCTATGCGTCCTCCTCCATCCATCATCCAATTCACTAAGATTTTGGGATCTCTTGCCAAGACCAACCATTTCCCCACCGCCATTTCCCTTTTTCAGCAATTGCAAGCCAGAGGAATAGctcccaacttatttactttaAGCATCCTAATTAATTGTTGTTGCGGCATGGGTTGTGTGATGCTTGCTTTCTCTGTACTGGCCAAGATTTTCAGGATGGGGTTTCAGCCTGATACCGTAACATTGAATACACTCATTAAAGGTCTCTGTCTCTGTGGTAGTGTTGAAAAAGCACTGCACTTTCATGATAAAGTGTTGGCTCATGGATTTCAGTTTAATGAAATCACTTACGGGACCTTGATTAATGGGCTCTGTAAGACCGGACACACATCAGCTGCTATTCAAGTGTTGAGAAAGATCCCACGGTATGGAATTGTTCCTAATGTCTTAATGTACAGCGCAATTATTGATAGCCTCTGCAAGGATACACTTGTAAGTCATGCGTTTCATTTATTCTCTGAAATGCTTGCTAAGGGAATTTCCTCCGATGTTATCACTTACACTACTCTAATTCATGGATTGTGCCTTGCGGGTCGACTAATGGAAGCCATTGATTTACTAAATTACATGATGCTGAAAAACATTATTCCAAATATTTGCACCTATAGTACTTTGATTGATGGACTATGTAAGGAAAGAAGAATCAAAGATGCTAAGACTGTGTTTGCTCTTATGATAAAAAAAGGTGTGAAACCAGAAGTGGTtatttataatagtttaatGGATGGATATTGTTTGGCTAGTGAGGTAGATAAGGCAAAATATGTATTCAGGACAATGGCTCAAAGTAGAGTGTCTCCTGATGTTTGGAGTTATAATATCATGATTAAGGGCTTGTGCAAAAGTAAAATGGTTGATGACGCCTTGAATCTCTTTGAAGAGATGTGTTGCAAGAACATGGTTCCTGATATGGTAACTTACAATACCCTAATTGATGGCTTGGGAAAATCAGGAAAAATCCTTTGTGCTGAGGAGCTTTTTCAAAAGATGCATGATAGAGGTCAACTTGCTGATATAGTCACTTATAATTCTTTGTTGGATGGGATGTTCAATACCAACAAACTTGACAAGGCACTAATGTTATTCAATCGAATGAAAGAGAGTGGCATTGATCcagatatatatacatacaacatacTTATGGATGGTTTGTGCAAAAATAGAAGACTTAAAGATGTAAGAGAGatttttcaagatcttttcATTGAAGGCTATAAACCAAACACGTGGACACACAATATTATAATCAATAGGCTTTGCAAAAAGGGTTTACTTGATCGAGCATTGGCATATTTGTCAAAAATGGAAGCCAATGGTTGTTCAACAGATATATGTACGTACAATATAATTATTGATGGCCTATGGAAAAGTAGAAGATTTAAGAATGTTCAACAGATTTTTCAAAAGCTTTTTCTTAGAGGCTATCATCCAGATATTTGGACACACAATATTATGATCAACGGGTTCTGCAAAGAGGGCTTGCTTGATGAAGCATTGGCATATTTGTCGAAAATAGAAGACAATGGTTGCTCAACAGATATATGCACGTACAGTATAATTATTGATGGCCTATGTAAAGGTGGAAGACTTGAGAATGCTCGACATATATTTCAAAAGCTTTTTCTTAGAGGCTATCGTCCAGATATCTGGACATACAATATTATGATCAACGAGCTCTGCAAAAAACGTTTGCTTAAGGAAGCATTGGCATATTTGTCAAAAATGGAAGACAATGTTTGCTCAACAGATATACGGACgtacaatataattatttatggtcTATGTGAAGGTGGAAGACTTAAGAGCGCTCAACAGATTTTTCAAAAGCTTTTTGTTAGAGGCTATCGTCCAGATGTTTGGACATTCACTATTATGATCAACGGGCTCTGCAAAGAGGGCCTACTTGACGAAGCATTGGCCTTAAAGTCGAaaatgaaagatcttggttGCTCTCCAAATAAAGTAACTAACAATATAATCAGTCGCTATTTGAAACAGGTAAAAATGACAAAGCGAGAAACTTCATGA
- the LOC107490631 gene encoding uncharacterized protein At3g17950-like isoform X1, producing MLDPAAELVPPPYSPTNSSISSSDLDTESTGSFFHDRSTTLGTLMGVSFPAIAFRAPSQHRRESPAEAAAGSRRAAAAASKKKKKTANASAAAVAERRRRWWQLCRDGDSGPASLGDFLEVERRFGDVEFYGAAAELEGIVAPAGGGQQRNGGRVLFADGRVLPPEANVDDDGAAVAAGSLCNRFPVSLAGICSGGAG from the exons ATGCTAGATCCAGCCGCTGAATTGGTGCCACCACCATATTCACCCACCAACTCTTCCATCTCCTCTTCTGATCTTGACACTGAG TCCACAGGGTCATTTTTTCATGATAGAAGCACCACATTGGGTACTCTAATGGGAGTGAGCTTCCCAGCCATTGCATTCAGAGCTCCGTCGCAGCACCGCCGCGAATCGCCGGCGGAAGCAGCAGCGGGATCGAGGCGAGCCGCCGCAGCCGCgtccaagaagaagaagaagacagcgAATGCTTCAGCTGCCGCGGTGGCGGAACGGCGGAGGAGGTGGTGGCAGCTCTGCAGGGACGGCGACTCCGGCCCAGCGTCGCTCGGAGATTTTCTTGAGGTGGAGCGGAGGTTCGGCGATGTTGAATTCTACGGCGCGGCGGCGGAGCTTGAGGGGATAGTGGCACCAGCCGGTGGCGGCCAGCAGAGAAACGGAGGGAGGGTTCTGTTTGCCGACGGTAGGGTTCTTCCGCCGGAGGCTAACGTCGACGACGATGGCGCAGCGGTGGCTGCGGGGAGTCTGTGCAATAGGTTTCCAGTTTCGCTGGCCGGGATCTGTAGCGGCGGCGCAGGATAA
- the LOC107490631 gene encoding uncharacterized protein At3g17950-like isoform X2, with the protein MGVSFPAIAFRAPSQHRRESPAEAAAGSRRAAAAASKKKKKTANASAAAVAERRRRWWQLCRDGDSGPASLGDFLEVERRFGDVEFYGAAAELEGIVAPAGGGQQRNGGRVLFADGRVLPPEANVDDDGAAVAAGSLCNRFPVSLAGICSGGAG; encoded by the coding sequence ATGGGAGTGAGCTTCCCAGCCATTGCATTCAGAGCTCCGTCGCAGCACCGCCGCGAATCGCCGGCGGAAGCAGCAGCGGGATCGAGGCGAGCCGCCGCAGCCGCgtccaagaagaagaagaagacagcgAATGCTTCAGCTGCCGCGGTGGCGGAACGGCGGAGGAGGTGGTGGCAGCTCTGCAGGGACGGCGACTCCGGCCCAGCGTCGCTCGGAGATTTTCTTGAGGTGGAGCGGAGGTTCGGCGATGTTGAATTCTACGGCGCGGCGGCGGAGCTTGAGGGGATAGTGGCACCAGCCGGTGGCGGCCAGCAGAGAAACGGAGGGAGGGTTCTGTTTGCCGACGGTAGGGTTCTTCCGCCGGAGGCTAACGTCGACGACGATGGCGCAGCGGTGGCTGCGGGGAGTCTGTGCAATAGGTTTCCAGTTTCGCTGGCCGGGATCTGTAGCGGCGGCGCAGGATAA